The following coding sequences are from one Collimonas arenae window:
- a CDS encoding cytochrome C oxidase subunit IV family protein has product MTSATGQQHPISLYLKIWGLLFVLSTLSYLVDYFNFHSYLRWALIIVLMLMKAGLIVAFFMHMAWERMALVCAILLPPLCLLVLVGLMATEADYTFVTRLLFFR; this is encoded by the coding sequence ATGACTTCCGCTACCGGGCAACAACATCCGATCAGCCTCTACCTGAAGATATGGGGTTTGCTGTTTGTACTCAGCACGCTGTCGTATCTGGTCGATTATTTCAATTTTCACAGCTACCTGCGCTGGGCCTTGATCATCGTCCTGATGCTGATGAAGGCCGGACTGATTGTCGCGTTCTTCATGCACATGGCGTGGGAGCGCATGGCCCTGGTGTGCGCAATCCTGTTGCCGCCGTTGTGTCTCTTGGTGCTGGTAGGGCTGATGGCGACCGAGGCCGATTACACTTTCGTCACCCGCTTGTTGTTTTTCCGCTGA